A part of Aegilops tauschii subsp. strangulata cultivar AL8/78 chromosome 2, Aet v6.0, whole genome shotgun sequence genomic DNA contains:
- the LOC109785917 gene encoding uncharacterized protein: MQRSITTLMEGGQDMKGKAPAHIDSRGEEGHGGRSLLLQYVPCRPHAGGVYLRSGRSMFSGQLKRTFKIVLKKGYWKKMCESISDSCVGMPHLSGSRCRGSNGRGDEPRRAKLRTLAKAAPAQRRGLQRQQHLCMGRNSPWARAGSSSPPPAGDSRAPARLHQRPAAEQQLVSTSGR, from the exons ATGCAGCGCAGCATCACAACCTTGATG GAAGGGGGCCAGGACATGAAGGGAAAAGCTCCTGCCCATATCGATTCAAGAGGAGAGGAGGGCCATGGAGGGAGAAGCCTGCTGCTGCAATACGTACCTTGTCGTCCTCATG cagGTGGGGTGTACTTGAGGTCTGGGAGATCCATGTTCTCCGGGCAACTGAAAAGAACTTTCAAG ATTGTTTTAAAGAAGGGCTATTGGAAAAAGATGTGTGAGAGTATTAGTGACTCATGTGTGGGCATGCCGCACCTTTCAGGTAGCAG ATGCAGAGGGAGTAATGGGCGAGGAGATGAACCTAGGCGAGCAAAATTGAGAACTCTAGCTAAAGCAGCTCCTGCCCAGCGGCGAGGACTTCAGCGGCAGCAACACCTGTGCATGGGGAGGAACAGCCCCTGGGCGCGCGCAGGCAGCAGCTCGCCTCCACCAGCGGGCGACAGCAGAGCACCAGCTCGCCTCCACCAGCGGCCGGCAGCAGAGCAGCAGCTCGTCTCCACCAGCGGGCGGTAG